The following are encoded together in the Oncorhynchus clarkii lewisi isolate Uvic-CL-2024 chromosome 25, UVic_Ocla_1.0, whole genome shotgun sequence genome:
- the LOC139383505 gene encoding cofilin-2 — protein sequence MASGVTVNDEVIKVFNDMKVRKSSSTEDVKKRKKAVLFCLSDDKKKIIVEEGKWILVGDIGESVDDPYACFVKLLPLNDCRYGLYDATYETKESKKEDLVFIFWAPEGAPLKSKMIYASSKDAIKKKFTGIKHEWQVNGLDDIQDRATLADKLGGNVVVSLEGLPL from the exons ATG GCCTCAGGTGTCACTGTCAACGATGAAGTCATCAAGGTCTTCAATGACATGAAGGTCAGGAAGTCATCCTCTACCGAAGATGTAAAAAAGCGTAAAAAGGCTGTGCTGTTTTGCCTCAGCGATGACAAGAAGAAGATCATCGTAGAGGAGGGCAAGTGGATCCTCGTTGGTGACATTGGGGAGTCGGTGGACGATCCATACGCATGTTTCGTCAAGCTTTTACCGCTCAACGATTGCAGATATGGCTTATACGATGCCACATACGAAACAAAAGAATCCAAGAAAGAAGACCTGGTATTCATATTTTG GGCACCTGAGGGTGCGCCCTTGAAAAGCAAGATGATCTATGCTAGCTCTAAAGATGCCATTAAAAAGAAGTTCACAG GTATCAAACACGAATGGCAAGTCAACGGATTAGACGACATCCAGGACCGCGCCACCCTGGCAGACAAGTTGGGGGGAAACGTGGTGGTATCACTCGAAGGGTTACCATTGTAA